In Setaria viridis chromosome 5, Setaria_viridis_v4.0, whole genome shotgun sequence, the genomic stretch TGCAAGGTATTACCAGTTTCAAGATACATGGACCATTCAAAACAGTAACCTGGtatataaaaaatagtaaaaGGACAATCAAGAGAAAAATTACGTCGCCTCCTCAAGCGAATACACCCGAAGCTCATAGATAACTCGGTGAGAGGGAAGTGGGTGGCGAGTTGGTGATGATCCAGCCCCTGCAGAATCATACGGCACAGGCAATTGGCTACCACGGTCACCTTCTGTTTGAGGCAGCAAACATGCAACACAGGCTACCAGAAATCGTCCACATGGAGAAAAATGGGCACCCATTTCACTGTAGAATTAATAACTTCAGAGTAAGCTCAAGATGCAACAAATATAAAGGTATAATTCATATATGACGAGACACATAAGCAATTGAACAATCTGTTTGAGGTGGAGCTTGTGCTGGCTACGATTAGTTACATACCAGTTCGAAAACGATTTATGGTAAATTATCCATACTTGTGGTGGCTAATATTAGTTATATTAGCAATATTACCAAATCAAGGTATATTAATATTAGCAATCAGTTTGAAAACGATTCAGGGTAAATTATCCATACTTGTGCTGGCTATGATTAGTTATATTAGCAATATTACCAAATCAAAGTATATTAATATTAGCAATAGAAATAACTTTTTAGCTCaaaatgaactaattagcttgtcctaaatgtcatatttaaaaatggaggaagtatcACGAAGAAGAAATGAAATCACATCAAAGCACCTGCAAAGAACTGCATGAGAAATCGTCAAGCGGCATGCCTCCGGTTCTAAAGAACGGCATGGTTCCTTGATATTGTGCCGCCATATTCTGAGCTTCACTGTACAAGGCAATTCAGTACCGGGAGTAAACATCGGCGCAGTGATTTCTGAACCAACACCCAGTGAAGCAGCATGAACCTCAGCTTCATCAATTTGAGGACCTAGGAGTGAACTCCCAACACCAGGTACAGAGCGTGAGGCATAACGTCGATTTGATCCTCTAGAACTGCCAGCAGTAATGGGAATTGATGATGAAGCACCTGGACGTCCAAAGTTATGCATGTGCGGTGATTCTCTAGTTAAGTTATTAGTCCCTGCAGTACCATCAATAGATAGGTCTTCAAGGACATTATTGTTCACAAGTGCAGGATGCAAACCTGTATGGTTTTGGGCCATCAAAAAACCCTGCAAAAATGGCAACTCCCAGTTACGTGAGTTACCAAAGAGATTCGGTTGTCCACTTTCTACATTTCTTAGGAGCATTTGAACATCTAATCCACCAGTGATGAGCATATTCAGTGGCATAGCACGGCGGGCATCGGATCCTGACAGCCCAGCTGTTGATGGAATTGGCTCAGTGTTGCTCGGGGAAGACACATGCAAATCATCTCTAGCACCGAACCTCTCAAAATTACTGATAGAGCTGCTGCCCTGCAATCTTGAGTTGGACTGCCCATCAGCACCATGCATTTCAATTCCATTTGAAGCAGGCACAGGGACTACATCCACCATGTCATTTGATGCAGTTGGCTCTCCAGGACATACATCCATAAGGGTAGCAAACTGGTCAGGCTGTTGATTTTCAGTATCTAATGTAGCAACTTGAACCAACGATGATCTCTGTTGCGCACTGGTTGAACTACTGTCATTGCCAAGCACATGTAAAATTCCATCATCTCTGAGGTATGCAGGCAACAGTAAGCAAGGTGACGGCACGTTGGACTCAAGATGTGGACAGAATCTAGAATTAGTGTTTGTCACAAACAGGGCCGAAGGATAATTTGAATAGCCAGAGGATGTTGAAAGAGTCAGCGGTGAGTCTGCAGACTCGATATTATTAACCTGAAACCAAAGCTATGTGTAAGTTTGCAGCAAACATGAAACACTTAAGGGAAAGCATAAGTGCAGAGCCCAGGGCATTCTATATCTCTACCTCTGCCGTTAGAAGATATGGAGCCCCATGCGGGTGAAAATGCACAGCTCTCAATGAACGGCGGGTTTTTAGGATGATGGCTGGGACAGAAGACTCATCTCGCTTATTATAGTTCCATATGTACAACTGACACAGCAACATACAAATTGATTTGAGCATTAGTATACAATATATTAACAACCATCTATAGAAACAGTACAgaaaaactttttcttttgtttttcaagGTCGACACTACAAGTCTCACTTTGTGACCTGATGCAACTGCCAGAATCTCCCCTCTTGCATGAAATGCAATGGACGCAATTGGCCGATCTGCCAGGGGAATATCAAAAATAAGTTACAATGTTGTTCCAAAATTGCTTACATATAGAATGCAAGGAATTTGTTGAGAGATATTACGGAAGTCTTGTGATCCAATACAGTCTGAGGTATTAGCATCCCATAGACGAACTTCATGATCCAAACTTCCACTAGCCAGGATATCAGAATATAACGGATGGTACCTGACCTGCAATACATTAGCAGCTTAAATTTCTGGAGAATAATGGGACGTGATAAACaaagctgcaaaaaaaaatatccaatAGCTTCTTGTAATGTAAAAAGAAATCTACAAATGCTGTCAACTAGCAAGGTTGTCACCAAGCAACAACCATATAACATGGACAAAGAAATGATAAATTGATGCTCTAGCCAAAATTATTGTTGAAAAAACAACAAGCACATTATTAATAGGTTCCTTTCTTTGCAATAGCTCGGAGCACATGatgctaaactaattacaatagaaaaaaatatgCCAGTATGATACATACCACCCAAGGAGTGCGTCGATGTCCACTCAAAACCTTCAAGCATTTCCCAGTATGGCAGTCAATTATTTTAACCGTATGATCACCACTAAAAAAACATAGAGTTAGTTGGCACGCCTTTCAATTTAGTTTGTTATTCAGTGAGTCAATAAGCTTACTGCGTGGATACAAGTGTTTTCCCATCTGGACTGAAAGCAGCTGCAATGGTTGACCGAGGAGGTGGCAAAAGAGGGCAATACTTGGCAGACCAGCGATGCAGGGACTGCGATTCTGCCCTGTACAGAGTGAAACGGGAGATGTGAACTAACTCACATGTGACTCAACAGTCAATATATGATGAACAGTTCTTGAATACCATTATGATGAAAACAAGCTTTCCTTACCAAGAAAAAATGCCATGTTTAGCATCTGCATCTGCAAATCTTAATTCAATTAAATCAGGATCACATATTGGAGAATTATTCCATATCCTTCTAGCTTGGTGTTTTGTTCGAGGGGAGACTTCTCGTTGAGTTAATAAATGAAAGATGTTCCTgataataacaaaaaaaaaggcaaaagtTAATGTTAACAAATGAACATATTTCAAATGATACAGCTAGAAATAACTGTTTTAGTGACATTCTGGaaatggtttgtaataattgtGTTAACACTCAACTTAGTAAACTTCCAAAATAATAGATGTCCAATACAGCAGAGTCTCGTAACAGAAGTAATTGTGTTAGCAGGTGCAAACACCACGCTTCCCTTTGACATACAAGGTGCGTAAAAACTTAGAAATTGTTAAGGAAAAGTTAGCTGCATAGGCCATCACACTAGCTCCAAAATTGGACACCAATTACAGTGGCATTAATGGCATTGATTAATCTGTCATGGCTACTCCAGAGCAGCCTAAATCCAGGTTATACCACATTAGCCTTCAAGTTTTTTTTCTGGATTTTCCTCAAAAAGGAGTATTTTCTGGAATAAACAGCTTATCTAAAATATTGTTCTGACTTCTTATAGAAAAGTTCTTTATTATAGAAAAATGCGTTATTCTGGAAATAAAAAGTAAGTTGAACTTTGAAGTGACAATGAAGCCAACAATGGTGGAATGAAGTATTTATACAATCATTTACCGTTGCCTTGATCTTCTGGGCGATGGAATTTGACGTCTAGAAACCAAACCAGAAGATGGTGCTGCTGTAGAAGTATGCTTTTCGTGTTCTAACCAATTTTCAGCCATTCCAAGTCTTTGATATATTGACCTAAAATAATTTGGCCAGCAAATGATGAAATCTGTGATCAGAAcaaattctttttttctgaGACTATATGCTGATAAAAGTTAAATGGACACTAGAAGTTTCCATACTACAGCAATTAATTAGACAGAATTATAACCAAATAATGGAAAATGTAGGACATGGTAAAGTTGTGTAGTTCCACAAATTACTGATATAGTAGTAGTGATACATACCCTATTGGACCTACCCTTATGCTACCAGTCGGTACTCACTGGTACACCAGGAGTGTAAGACATCGTTGGTACTGCACCTTACAGCATCATATGACATCAAGTACATATGTTAACCTATCATAACTTTTTGTCGTATTGGTGTATTAACAAATTGCAGTGTGCAGATCTCATTTCTATACTTTAGCATGCCTTGAATGCATCTGGACAATCTAATTGTATCCTCTTGAACTGTTTTATTCACACTACTAGATGTTCTTGAATCTATAACTGTCCAAATATATCATGATATAATCTGGTCATCAAGTTTATTTCCCACATTCATTCCAATGGATGTGTGGAATTGCCAACAGATTTTCAGCAACACATTCAATCTCTATAGTGCTAGCATAAAACAGCAAGGAACTCTGTGAAGGGAAAAACACCCAAACCATTTTCTTCTTGGATTGGACATGTCAAATAAATCAAGTCGCAAAGACGTGCAGCATGAGTTTGCCATGAGGAAACATAGATTCAGTGTTCACCTCCCAAAAATGGTACGTAAATCAGGCATAACGCATAAGATAAGTAGCTCAGCAGCAAATCGTCAAGACCAAAGGGGTTGAGAACCAATCAGCAAATGAACGGAGCTTGATAAGGGGAATGCCGAGACAACCACGAAGATGAAGGAACGAAACAAAGGAAGGCTTGAATGGATTGTAGCACGCCGCGCTCTACTTTACCATTTCTATTTCTATCGGGGGAATACAGGTAGCAGGGGCAGACCCAGCATAGGATATGGGTGTACACATGTACATCCGATGATTTTTTGCATAAAAATCGAAGTTAGAGGCTTATAAATACAGGTATATAATGTAACTGGGTCAGATCCGATTACAGATAGCTTACATTAGGGTTTCGGATGCTCCGTTCCGCACAGCaggaagggaagagaagggGCGGGCATACCTGGTGGGTGCTCGTCGGCGGCAAAGGGCCCGGCGAAGACGTGGCGAagggcgccgccgctcgcccagtCGTCGCCGCCCCGAAAGGAAGACCAGGAGAAAAGAGAGGTGGAcgcggtgggggtgggggtggcgcGGGGGCAAGGTAGAGACGAGGGGTGAACGCCCACTCGCCCGGCAGCAAGGGCTGGGCTGTCAACGAGCCGAGCTCGAGCGAGACCACACGGGACAGGCTCGAGCTCGATATGACTTGAGCCGGGCTCGAGCGAGCCTAAGATTTCCTTCGAGCTGCTCGAACTCGGCCCGGACGAAGCTCCCGAAGGCTCCAACTCGGCTTCGCTGAGCTTGACAGCCCTTGATAACTAGGGGCAGTTGTGTTCTCGCTCCTATTTTGAAGTGTAATTATGATTTTACTTTAGTTCTTTTGATTTTGTAAATTTGCTCTCGACTATTTACAAGCTATATGATTTTATCCCTAATCAACGATTAAATATAGGCAAATACTAAAGataagggcaaaatcacaataaTTTGTGGATAGTCGAgagtaaaatcacaaagttagaAAAATGAAGGTAAAAATACAATTGCACCgaagctagaaaaaaaattcctaAATAAAACGCATAAAAAAATAGTGAACACGCGCTTAGTATAGCTCGATCTGATAATGGGGCGGCCGCGGTGAAGGGGCGCAAGCTCCACGAGGCGGCGGCCTcggacgccgcgccgcccgccgaagAGGCTGAGGAGCTGCCGCCGCTGGAAGAGCCTGCCGGCGAGGACAAGGGGAAGGATGaagaggcggcggagggcctCCCGGTTGTGCCCAGGCCGGTGGAGGGCAGGCGGCGGCCCGGCGCCATCTTCGTGCTCGAGAGGGCCTGCCTCGAGGTCGGCAAAGTCGGCAAGGTACAGTGGTTAGGCTTAGCAAGAAAATTGCTCTGTTTCCTTGTGCTGTTCCACAGCGAACTCGTGTTATCTCCGCTGGATGATTATGTACCGCTCGGGTTCCATCTTTTGCTTAGATTAGGGGATTTATTCGATTAATTGGTTTGCTCAAGCATTTCTAGTACTGTTATTAGTAGGGAAAGGGGAAAAGTATAGAGTAATTTTGGCTTGTTGTGAGAAAAGAAAATAGCTTTGACACCTGCGCAATCGTGTGGAACTGCATGAAAGTAATCAAGGATGTTAAAATGTTAGTGGATTAAGTTTGTCCTTATATTAAGAATGCTTACTGTCTTACGATTTTATAGCTGAACTGAAGAGAATCCCATTTGAGGTGTTGGTTTCTTGACTTTTAGGTGTTTTATCATTTTTTGCACAGGACCAATTAATCATTTTGATATTTTCTTGTGTTCGCAGTGTTTGTATCATAGTATGCTCATCGTCGTCGGTTTTTGGCTATAGCTAATGCAATTCTTTCCACAGCAAAAAGATCATCGCTTGGCCATTTTATAGAATACCAATGTTAATTAAACTTTACCGTTCACTAGTGTAGAGGTGTAGACTTTGTGCGATTGATTGTTTCCTTCAATCATGTAAAAAGCTTATTCCAGCTTTCCTGATTTCCTGATTGTGTACAGATCCACAGCTTCTGCTTTATTTgaacaaaaaaagaacaagaaaaatcTAAGCATAACATCTGGATGCTTTCTTTCTAAACAACTGATTGTCATACATGGATAGCAATTTTGACAAAGCTTCCTTTCTAAACAACTTATTGTCATATATGGAAGTAATTTGACAATTTCTTTTACCATCCTGTGCAGACTATGCAAATCTTGACTCAGATGATCACGCTAATTAAGGAAGCAGAATCGCAATCCTGCTGACTATAGGCCTGATATCATTCATCAGGTGATGTAAATTTCTTGAAACTACTGCCTATGGATTAAAGCTGTCCCCTTTATGTTTGATCAGCAAGTCCTTGCTTCAAAGTAAGTGTAAATCAGACAATTCTTCTGTATGAAATCATTAAGCACTTCATTGCTTTGTTGCCTTATCTATTCCCATTTTCCATTTGATCATCCCTATGTCCTGTCTTTTGGGGGATTTACTACAATTTGGAACTTCTTAGCATCTGATTAATT encodes the following:
- the LOC117857059 gene encoding uncharacterized protein isoform X1, with product MAENWLEHEKHTSTAAPSSGLVSRRQIPSPRRSRQRNIFHLLTQREVSPRTKHQARRIWNNSPICDPDLIELRFADADAKHGIFSWAESQSLHRWSAKYCPLLPPPRSTIAAAFSPDGKTLVSTHGDHTVKIIDCHTGKCLKVLSGHRRTPWVVRYHPLYSDILASGSLDHEVRLWDANTSDCIGSQDFHRPIASIAFHARGEILAVASGHKLYIWNYNKRDESSVPAIILKTRRSLRAVHFHPHGAPYLLTAEVNNIESADSPLTLSTSSGYSNYPSALFVTNTNSRFCPHLESNVPSPCLLLPAYLRDDGILHVLGNDSSSTSAQQRSSLVQVATLDTENQQPDQFATLMDVCPGEPTASNDMVDVVPVPASNGIEMHGADGQSNSRLQGSSSISNFERFGARDDLHVSSPSNTEPIPSTAGLSGSDARRAMPLNMLITGGLDVQMLLRNVESGQPNLFGNSRNWELPFLQGFLMAQNHTGLHPALVNNNVLEDLSIDGTAGTNNLTRESPHMHNFGRPGASSSIPITAGSSRGSNRRYASRSVPGVGSSLLGPQIDEAEVHAASLGVGSEITAPMFTPGTELPCTVKLRIWRHNIKEPCRSLEPEACRLTISHAVLCSEMGAHFSPCGRFLVACVACLLPQTEGDRGSQLPVPYDSAGAGSSPTRHPLPSHRVIYELRVYSLEEATFGDILASRAIRAAHCLTSIQFSPTSEHILLAYGRRHGSLLRSIVMEGDNGIPVYTILEVYRVSDMELVRVLPSAEDEVNVACFHPSPGGGLVYGTKEGKLRILQHNGADTTTMGMGCFVEENMLEAIAEPTSTSAPPA
- the LOC117857059 gene encoding uncharacterized protein isoform X3 — its product is MAENWLEHEKHTSTAAPSSGLVSRRQIPSPRRSRQRNIFHLLTQREVSPRTKHQARRIWNNSPICDPDLIELRFADADAKHGIFSWAESQSLHRWSAKYCPLLPPPRSTIAAAFSPDGKTLVSTHGDHTVKIIDCHTGKCLKVLSGHRRTPWVVRYHPLYSDILASGSLDHEVRLWDANTSDCIGSQDFHRPIASIAFHARGEILAVASGHKLYIWNYNKRDESSVPAIILKTRRSLRAVHFHPHGAPYLLTAEVNNIESADSPLTLSTSSGYSNYPSALFVTNTNSRFCPHLESNVPSPCLLLPAYLRDDGILHVLGNDSSSTSAQQRSSLVQVATLDTENQQPDQFATLMDVCPGEPTASNDMVDVVPVPASNGIEMHGADGQSNSRLQGSSSISNFERFGARDDLHVSSPSNTEPIPSTAGLSGSDARRAMPLNMLITGGLDVQMLLRNVESGQPNLFGNSRNWELPFLQGFLMAQNHTGASSSIPITAGSSRGSNRRYASRSVPGVGSSLLGPQIDEAEVHAASLGVGSEITAPMFTPGTELPCTVKLRIWRHNIKEPCRSLEPEACRLTISHAVLCSEMGAHFSPCGRFLVACVACLLPQTEGDRGSQLPVPYDSAGAGSSPTRHPLPSHRVIYELRVYSLEEATFGDILASRAIRAAHCLTSIQFSPTSEHILLAYGRRHGSLLRSIVMEGDNGIPVYTILEVYRVSDMELVRVLPSAEDEVNVACFHPSPGGGLVYGTKEGKLRILQHNGADTTTMGMGCFVEENMLEAIAEPTSTSAPPA
- the LOC117857059 gene encoding uncharacterized protein isoform X2, whose protein sequence is MAENWLEHEKHTSTAAPSSGLVSRRQIPSPRRSRQRNIFHLLTQREVSPRTKHQARRIWNNSPICDPDLIELRFADADAKHGIFSWAESQSLHRWSAKYCPLLPPPRSTIAAAFSPDGKTLVSTHGDHTVKIIDCHTGKCLKVLSGHRRTPWVVRYHPLYSDILASGSLDHEVRLWDANTSDCIGSQDFHRPIASIAFHARGEILAVASGHKLYIWNYNKRDESSVPAIILKTRRSLRAVHFHPHGAPYLLTAEVNNIESADSPLTLSTSSGYSNYPSALFVTNTNSRFCPHLESNVPSPCLLLPAYLRDDGILHVLGNDSSSTSAQQRSSLVQVATLDTENQQPDQFATLMDVCPGEPTASNDMVDVVPVPASNGIEMHGADGQSNSRLQGSSSISNFERFGARDDLHVSSPSNTEPIPSTAGLSGSDARRAMPLNMLITGGLDVQMLLRNVESGQPNLFGNSRNWELPFLQGFLMAQNHTGLHPALVNNNVLEDLSIDGTAGTNNLTRESPHMHNFGRPGASSSIPITAGSSRGSNRRYASRSVPGVGSSLLGPQIDEAEVHAASLGVGSEITAPMFTPGTELPCTVKLRIWRHNIKEPCRSLEPEACRLTISHAVLCSEMGAHFSPCGRFLVACVACLLPQTEGDRGSQLPVPYDSAGAGSSPTRHPLPSHRVIYELRVYSLEEATFGDILASRAIRAAHCLTSIQFSPTSEHILLAYGRRHGSLLRSIVMEGDNGIPVYTILEVYRVSDMELVRVLPSAEDEVNVACFHPSPGGGLVYGTKEGKLRILQHNGADTTTMGMGCFVEENMLEAIQRYALEG